From the Hyphomicrobium sp. ghe19 genome, one window contains:
- the ada gene encoding bifunctional DNA-binding transcriptional regulator/O6-methylguanine-DNA methyltransferase Ada, which yields MVRMLAQPAATYTATDDIFWNAVEARDRGFDGKIYYSVASTGVYCRPSCPARLARRENVAFHTTCRDAEAAGFRACKRCKPNETSPYDRAAAKVAEACRMIEAAEQPPNLGELAAAVELSQYHFHRVFKEIAGITPKAYAVACRQKRLRTTLSKTNSVTEAIHEAGFSSSGRFYANSNDVLGMTPTEFRSGGTNAEMRFAVGECSLGTILVASSDRGIAAILLGDDPETLIHDLQDRFPNATLIGGDRAYEDVMAKVIGLVEAPGTGLDLPLDVRGTAFQHRVWQALREIPAGTTATYSEIADRIGMPKAVRAVAAACAANKLAVAIPCHRVVRNDGSLSGYRWGVERKRRLIENEAKR from the coding sequence ATGGTTCGGATGCTCGCACAGCCGGCCGCAACATACACGGCCACCGACGACATTTTTTGGAACGCCGTTGAAGCCCGGGATCGCGGGTTCGACGGCAAGATCTACTATTCCGTTGCAAGCACCGGTGTGTATTGCCGGCCGTCATGCCCGGCACGGCTGGCGCGGCGGGAAAACGTGGCGTTCCACACCACATGCCGCGACGCGGAAGCCGCCGGATTTCGTGCGTGCAAGCGGTGCAAGCCCAACGAAACGTCGCCATACGATCGCGCCGCGGCCAAGGTCGCCGAAGCGTGCCGGATGATCGAGGCAGCCGAACAGCCACCAAACCTCGGCGAACTCGCGGCCGCCGTCGAACTGAGCCAATACCATTTTCATCGCGTGTTCAAAGAAATCGCGGGGATCACGCCCAAGGCCTACGCCGTCGCTTGCCGCCAGAAACGGCTGCGCACAACGCTTTCGAAAACCAATTCCGTAACCGAAGCAATCCATGAGGCCGGTTTCAGCTCCAGCGGCCGCTTCTACGCCAACTCCAACGATGTCCTGGGCATGACACCGACTGAATTCCGCTCAGGCGGCACAAATGCCGAAATGCGCTTTGCCGTCGGCGAGTGCTCATTGGGCACAATTCTCGTCGCCAGCAGCGACAGAGGCATTGCGGCAATTCTCCTCGGAGACGATCCGGAAACGCTCATTCACGATCTCCAAGACCGCTTTCCCAACGCGACACTGATTGGCGGCGATCGCGCATACGAGGACGTCATGGCCAAAGTCATCGGCCTCGTCGAAGCACCCGGCACAGGCCTCGACCTTCCGCTCGACGTGCGCGGAACGGCATTTCAACATCGAGTATGGCAAGCACTACGCGAAATACCTGCTGGAACAACGGCGACATACTCAGAAATCGCCGATCGCATCGGCATGCCGAAAGCGGTACGCGCCGTTGCAGCAGCGTGCGCAGCCAACAAACTCGCGGTAGCCATTCCGTGTCACCGCGTCGTTCGAAATGACGGCTCGCTATCCGGCTATCGTTGGGGGGTCGAACGCAAGCGCCGGCTGATCGAGAACGAAGCGAAGCGCTAA
- a CDS encoding DEAD/DEAH box helicase codes for MTTQTFEEFGFAEPLSRALTQCGYTTPTPIQVQALPPQLEGRDLLGMAETGSGKTATFLLPILNKIATDAIEPGWKQVVALILAPTRELAIQIDQEVAKLSRNMNIRRAVVLGGVSKGPQINALKRGVHVLVATPGRLLDHVNMRSCDLSGVQTLVIDEADRMFDMGFIRDINKIVSLIPQKRRTALFSATMATEIKKFAYDILHDPYRVDLSSKTIVVDRIDQKVMMVRSAEKQSRLHTILADQDAKRVIVFTRTKRGADRVADRLGMAGISSSAFHGNKAQNARQRALNDFTLGHIRVLVATDIAARGIDVSNITHVVNFDMPLDPETYVHRVGRTARKGTTGIAISLCDPSERGEIRAIERMMKQPIVVIDDIGGEVLPMPERRRDDDAPRREGAPRGGRGGAGHRGGGSRPNHQAGAGKPRSERPFGDRPAGDRGADRRGDRPHAAATRRPYNPAASIDAPAAEGAAKFGVADREHKPRSDRPHQDGANRGPRSFGDRQGEHRASGPRAGGERRGEHRPDSRPARHADGAGRPDRGHAPAARHRDDAGPAKREGGHGPRKPHHGGGEARPSWKSGSGSEAPKFMKRRDDDRNRDRTAS; via the coding sequence TTGACAACACAGACTTTCGAGGAATTCGGTTTTGCCGAGCCTCTTTCGCGTGCCCTGACGCAGTGCGGGTACACGACACCGACTCCTATTCAGGTGCAGGCGCTTCCGCCGCAGCTGGAAGGCCGCGACCTGCTCGGCATGGCCGAGACGGGCTCAGGTAAAACCGCAACTTTCCTTCTTCCGATCCTCAACAAGATTGCGACGGACGCAATTGAACCGGGTTGGAAGCAAGTCGTTGCCCTAATTCTCGCGCCGACCCGCGAGCTTGCCATCCAGATCGACCAGGAAGTGGCCAAGCTCTCGCGCAACATGAACATCCGCCGTGCGGTCGTTCTTGGCGGCGTCAGCAAAGGTCCGCAGATCAACGCGCTGAAGCGCGGTGTTCACGTCCTCGTGGCGACGCCGGGCCGTCTGCTCGATCACGTCAACATGAGAAGCTGCGATCTTTCCGGCGTGCAGACGCTGGTCATCGACGAAGCCGATCGCATGTTCGACATGGGCTTCATCCGCGACATCAACAAGATCGTTTCGCTGATCCCGCAGAAGCGCCGTACCGCACTGTTCTCGGCGACGATGGCGACCGAGATCAAGAAGTTCGCTTACGATATTCTGCATGACCCCTATCGTGTCGATCTCTCGTCGAAAACCATCGTCGTCGATCGTATTGACCAGAAGGTCATGATGGTCCGCTCGGCTGAGAAGCAGAGCCGCCTGCACACGATCCTCGCCGACCAAGACGCCAAGCGCGTCATCGTCTTCACGCGCACGAAGCGTGGCGCGGACCGCGTCGCCGACCGGCTCGGCATGGCGGGCATCAGCTCGTCTGCCTTCCACGGCAACAAGGCCCAGAACGCCCGTCAGCGCGCGCTGAACGACTTCACGCTGGGTCATATCCGCGTTCTCGTAGCGACCGACATCGCCGCCCGCGGTATCGACGTTTCGAACATCACGCATGTCGTCAACTTCGACATGCCGCTCGATCCCGAAACCTACGTCCATCGCGTCGGCCGTACGGCGCGCAAGGGCACGACGGGCATCGCGATTTCGCTGTGCGATCCGTCAGAACGTGGGGAAATCCGCGCCATCGAGCGGATGATGAAACAACCGATCGTCGTGATCGACGATATCGGCGGCGAAGTTCTGCCGATGCCGGAACGCCGTCGCGACGACGACGCTCCGCGCCGTGAGGGTGCACCTCGTGGCGGTCGCGGTGGTGCAGGCCATCGTGGTGGCGGCTCTCGCCCGAACCATCAGGCTGGGGCCGGCAAGCCGCGTTCCGAGCGCCCCTTTGGTGATCGCCCCGCCGGTGATCGCGGTGCTGACCGTCGCGGCGATCGTCCGCACGCGGCCGCTACACGCAGACCCTACAATCCCGCGGCATCGATCGATGCACCTGCCGCTGAAGGCGCCGCCAAGTTCGGCGTCGCTGACCGCGAGCACAAACCGCGTTCGGACCGTCCCCATCAGGACGGCGCCAATCGTGGCCCGCGCTCCTTCGGCGATCGTCAAGGCGAGCATCGTGCAAGCGGTCCTCGCGCCGGCGGTGAACGCCGCGGCGAGCACCGTCCGGATTCCCGTCCGGCACGCCATGCCGACGGAGCAGGACGCCCCGATCGCGGCCACGCACCGGCCGCACGTCATCGTGACGACGCCGGCCCCGCCAAGCGCGAAGGCGGACATGGGCCGAGAAAGCCTCATCATGGTGGCGGCGAAGCCCGTCCGTCGTGGAAGAGCGGCAGCGGTTCGGAGGCGCCTAAGTTCATGAAACGGCGCGACGACGACCGCAACCGCGATCGGACTGCAAGCTAA
- the pip gene encoding prolyl aminopeptidase has protein sequence MLSKVTMKTLPESFRPFDARMLSVGDGHWIYVEEVGTKGGRPVVFLHGGPGSGSQALHRTLFDPARDHVFLIDQRGAGRSHPYLSCKANTTAALIADLEMVREHFSIAKWMLVGGSWGSTLAIAYAERHPERVSSLVLRALFLGTDEEVRWAFVDGPKIFRPEMFEAFCNRLPPDERKDPLSAYVKRLTDPDRAIQAPSAHVWFAYERALSELAPKHAVLPDNVPSDARLPPTSIIEAHYIKNSFFLAPGELLSNAYRLAGIPGTIVQGRYDLLCPPKNAYALAAAWPGARLEIIDHAGHSMTETGVMDAMRRAINDCSA, from the coding sequence ATGCTCAGCAAAGTGACGATGAAGACTCTACCCGAATCGTTCCGTCCCTTCGATGCCCGCATGCTCAGCGTCGGCGACGGCCATTGGATTTATGTTGAGGAAGTCGGAACGAAGGGTGGCCGCCCCGTTGTTTTCCTCCACGGTGGACCAGGAAGCGGCTCCCAGGCCCTGCATCGAACGCTGTTCGACCCCGCGCGAGATCACGTCTTCCTCATCGATCAGCGCGGCGCCGGCCGCAGCCACCCGTACCTTTCCTGCAAAGCCAATACGACCGCGGCTCTGATCGCCGATCTCGAAATGGTTCGCGAACACTTCTCCATTGCGAAGTGGATGCTGGTCGGCGGTTCCTGGGGCTCGACCCTGGCCATCGCCTACGCCGAACGCCATCCCGAACGCGTATCCAGCCTCGTTCTGCGTGCACTCTTTCTGGGCACTGACGAAGAGGTTCGATGGGCCTTCGTCGATGGACCCAAGATCTTCCGGCCCGAAATGTTCGAGGCGTTTTGTAATCGCCTTCCGCCGGATGAGCGGAAAGATCCCCTGTCGGCCTATGTCAAACGCCTGACCGATCCGGACCGGGCCATACAGGCACCATCCGCCCACGTCTGGTTCGCTTACGAACGCGCCCTTTCAGAACTCGCCCCGAAGCACGCCGTTCTGCCCGACAACGTCCCGAGCGACGCCCGCCTGCCGCCGACGTCGATCATCGAGGCGCACTACATCAAAAACAGCTTCTTCCTTGCGCCGGGAGAGCTTCTATCGAATGCGTACCGCCTCGCCGGCATACCCGGCACCATCGTCCAGGGCCGCTATGACCTTCTGTGCCCACCCAAAAACGCCTATGCGCTGGCCGCTGCCTGGCCCGGCGCCCGGTTGGAAATCATCGACCATGCCGGACATTCGATGACTGAAACGGGCGTCATGGATGCCATGCGCCGGGCGATTAACGATTGCTCAGCCTGA
- a CDS encoding Spy/CpxP family protein refolding chaperone, giving the protein MKNLSRGTWIALAAVVAVPATVAIAKTDNAGWRQMTPDTRARLQEGRVAMVKAALQLTPEQEKLWAPVETQVREGFKAREARMEEWKKKREERKAEEEKGGEQKRPDLAVRFQKMSERMTERADRMKAFTAAFSPFYASLSDEQKDALRPLLRQLMPGGHHGHRFAGGWGPGGRHGGWSDHGGKAGPQMHDDDDQDHGSAPSDKKG; this is encoded by the coding sequence ATGAAGAATTTATCGCGCGGCACGTGGATCGCGCTCGCGGCTGTCGTCGCAGTTCCCGCAACGGTGGCCATTGCCAAGACTGACAACGCCGGTTGGCGGCAGATGACGCCGGACACTCGCGCCCGGCTTCAAGAGGGAAGAGTGGCGATGGTGAAAGCCGCGCTTCAGCTCACGCCCGAACAGGAGAAGCTCTGGGCTCCGGTCGAAACGCAGGTTCGCGAAGGGTTCAAAGCTCGCGAAGCCCGGATGGAAGAGTGGAAGAAGAAGCGCGAAGAGCGCAAGGCCGAGGAAGAGAAGGGTGGCGAGCAAAAGCGTCCCGATCTTGCCGTCCGCTTCCAGAAGATGAGCGAGAGGATGACGGAGCGCGCTGACCGCATGAAGGCGTTCACGGCTGCATTCTCACCGTTCTACGCTTCGCTTTCCGATGAACAGAAAGATGCGCTGCGTCCGCTGCTGAGGCAGCTCATGCCGGGTGGTCATCACGGCCACAGGTTTGCCGGCGGATGGGGGCCTGGCGGCCGTCATGGCGGCTGGTCGGACCACGGCGGCAAAGCCGGCCCGCAGATGCATGACGATGATGACCAGGATCATGGATCCGCTCCTTCCGACAAGAAGGGCTGA
- a CDS encoding FUSC family protein, whose product MTTSVDEERSGSGFTNVLATARPALFFGLRLSTAVCLALFTAFYLQLDTPYWAGTSAAIVCQPIVGSSLFKGVFRLVGTFVGAVAAVVLTAIFPQDRFGFLFGMLVWAAACSFVSTLLKNFASYGALLAGYTLIIISNNSIPDPDQIFFIAVNRASEISIGIICATLVIALTDVGNSPQRLRMLLSELIEEIAQHFEGILADPWNATAPETRRILVKRISALVPVVDQAAGESAEIMQRRTILRVALDGLYTAISGARVVETHLRALSQADAHRVAAAISDTLPPEWSRGQARDCDAEALLVRKFMAIKTDDVSLRLAADASAEVASGLESAANGLALLCDPARARDVLRIPSIVVADYLPALVNAVRVFIGVGAVVIYWIISQWPDGLFAVTFAAVTIMLYAPMLDGSAKGALALVFGAVVTAVVAGVFKFTALINHETFLAFSLILSILLVPIGALSTVPLLAPFFIPATVVIVPLLAPTNVMIFDPQAYLNSAFGLLAGSAAGAFTLVLIPQIPPSLRGQRLVDLSIRDLRRLAAGRRRWTFSQWQGRMYSRLAALPPDCEPVQRSRLAATLTVGVQVIRLRHLAIDSRIGAEISDILAALAAGDLPRLQYRLAELDKEIASIPDTQPGARGRMRARAMLLAISEAVERQGDYFGSRPS is encoded by the coding sequence ATGACAACCTCGGTCGATGAGGAAAGATCTGGTAGCGGCTTTACGAACGTCCTTGCCACCGCAAGGCCGGCGTTGTTCTTCGGTTTGCGGTTGTCGACGGCCGTTTGCTTGGCGCTATTCACGGCATTCTATCTCCAGCTCGATACGCCTTACTGGGCCGGGACTTCGGCCGCGATCGTTTGTCAGCCGATCGTCGGGTCGTCGCTGTTCAAAGGCGTGTTTCGGTTGGTCGGAACGTTCGTCGGTGCGGTTGCTGCGGTAGTGCTCACGGCGATATTTCCGCAGGACCGCTTCGGATTCCTGTTTGGAATGCTCGTCTGGGCCGCGGCATGCTCTTTCGTTTCGACATTGTTGAAGAACTTTGCATCCTATGGAGCGTTGCTGGCGGGCTATACGCTGATCATTATCTCCAACAATTCCATTCCGGATCCCGACCAGATCTTCTTCATCGCCGTCAATCGCGCTTCTGAGATCAGCATAGGAATCATCTGCGCAACGTTGGTAATCGCGCTGACAGACGTCGGCAACTCGCCTCAGCGACTGCGAATGCTGTTATCGGAGCTCATCGAAGAGATTGCTCAGCATTTCGAGGGCATACTCGCCGACCCATGGAACGCCACGGCTCCTGAGACGAGACGCATTCTCGTAAAGCGAATATCGGCTCTCGTCCCGGTCGTTGATCAGGCGGCAGGCGAGTCGGCGGAAATCATGCAGAGAAGAACCATACTCCGGGTCGCCCTGGATGGCCTTTATACGGCAATTTCCGGCGCTCGCGTCGTGGAAACGCATCTGCGCGCGCTTTCTCAGGCCGACGCGCATCGCGTTGCGGCGGCGATCTCGGACACGCTTCCTCCTGAGTGGAGTCGCGGGCAGGCGCGCGATTGCGATGCCGAGGCGCTGTTAGTGCGCAAATTCATGGCTATCAAAACCGACGATGTATCGTTGCGGCTTGCCGCAGACGCGAGTGCAGAAGTTGCGTCCGGTCTCGAATCTGCAGCTAACGGGCTCGCGCTCTTATGCGATCCCGCGCGTGCGCGGGATGTTCTCCGCATTCCGAGCATCGTCGTAGCCGATTATCTTCCGGCACTCGTCAATGCCGTGCGCGTCTTCATAGGCGTTGGAGCGGTGGTGATCTATTGGATCATCTCTCAATGGCCGGATGGCCTTTTCGCCGTGACGTTCGCAGCGGTGACGATCATGCTGTACGCGCCAATGCTGGACGGGTCTGCCAAAGGTGCGTTGGCGCTGGTATTCGGCGCGGTGGTCACGGCTGTGGTCGCCGGTGTATTCAAGTTCACGGCGCTGATCAATCATGAGACGTTCCTTGCGTTCTCTCTCATCTTATCGATCTTGCTCGTGCCGATAGGTGCGTTGTCGACCGTGCCGCTTTTGGCTCCCTTTTTTATCCCGGCGACCGTCGTTATCGTGCCGCTCCTTGCGCCGACGAATGTGATGATCTTCGATCCGCAAGCCTATCTGAATTCGGCGTTCGGCCTGCTGGCCGGCAGCGCGGCGGGTGCCTTTACCCTCGTGCTCATACCCCAGATACCTCCGAGTCTCCGAGGCCAGCGTCTGGTCGACCTATCCATTCGGGACCTTCGCCGTCTGGCTGCAGGACGGCGACGCTGGACGTTCAGCCAGTGGCAGGGACGCATGTATTCGCGGTTGGCGGCGCTACCTCCAGACTGCGAGCCGGTTCAGCGTTCGCGATTGGCGGCTACACTGACGGTCGGCGTGCAGGTCATTCGATTGCGGCACTTGGCGATTGATAGCCGGATCGGCGCGGAAATTTCAGACATTCTCGCCGCATTAGCCGCCGGAGATTTACCGAGGCTTCAGTATAGATTGGCAGAGCTTGACAAGGAGATCGCGTCGATCCCCGATACGCAACCCGGTGCCCGCGGGCGGATGCGGGCGCGGGCGATGCTGCTCGCCATATCGGAGGCCGTAGAGCGTCAGGGCGATTATTTCGGAAGCCGGCCGTCATGA
- a CDS encoding DUF1656 domain-containing protein: MRFVEINIEGVLISPFVPLMVLAFAITMGLRIIAVESGWMRHVWHPALFEFSVFLIVLTATVLIFGNLRIYN, encoded by the coding sequence ATGAGATTCGTCGAAATCAATATCGAGGGCGTTCTTATCTCGCCGTTTGTGCCGCTGATGGTGCTGGCCTTCGCGATTACGATGGGATTGCGCATAATCGCGGTAGAGTCCGGATGGATGCGACACGTCTGGCATCCGGCTCTCTTCGAATTTTCGGTATTTCTCATCGTCCTGACGGCCACCGTCCTGATCTTTGGAAACCTTAGAATCTATAACTAG
- a CDS encoding HlyD family secretion protein has product MPEIASTTRKLPPAKPAGRETTTVYDPPSIKRRLRVLPILATLSIAAVAAGAVWILWQNYMGKPWTRDGTVRAYVVTLAPEVSGKVVELPIKDNQFVHKGDLLMKIDPRDYHVAVDLAKAAIKRAEADLANKTAQEKRRNALTDLATSIEEKQTFTSSAEMAEATLAQQNANLVQASNNLERTELRSPVNGWITNLLIRQGDYATAGQQVMSIVDADSFWLDGYFEETAVNQIRDGDPAKIWLLGYDKALSGRVDSVARGIVVSNATPGNSGLANVNPIFTWVRLAQRVPVRIHFDEIPKDLRLVTGMTGTIEIEPKEERGTRRTQHPLFDIRLFISK; this is encoded by the coding sequence ATGCCGGAGATCGCATCAACCACTCGGAAGTTGCCACCGGCCAAGCCAGCGGGCCGTGAGACGACAACTGTCTATGACCCGCCGTCGATAAAGAGGCGGCTTCGTGTCCTGCCGATACTTGCGACGCTCTCCATCGCTGCTGTCGCCGCGGGTGCCGTGTGGATCTTATGGCAGAATTATATGGGGAAGCCGTGGACGCGCGACGGGACAGTGCGTGCCTACGTCGTGACACTGGCGCCTGAGGTTTCGGGGAAAGTCGTTGAGCTTCCGATCAAAGACAATCAATTCGTTCACAAAGGCGATTTGCTGATGAAGATCGATCCACGCGACTACCATGTTGCGGTGGACCTCGCCAAGGCGGCCATCAAGCGGGCTGAGGCCGATTTGGCAAACAAGACTGCGCAAGAAAAGCGTCGGAATGCTCTCACTGATCTGGCTACCTCGATCGAAGAGAAGCAAACGTTTACGTCGTCAGCCGAAATGGCGGAAGCCACGCTCGCTCAGCAGAATGCAAACCTGGTGCAGGCAAGTAACAACCTTGAGCGGACCGAGCTTAGATCGCCCGTGAACGGTTGGATTACGAACTTGCTGATACGGCAAGGCGATTATGCGACCGCGGGACAGCAGGTCATGTCCATCGTCGACGCGGATTCGTTCTGGCTCGACGGCTATTTCGAAGAGACTGCAGTCAATCAAATCCGCGACGGTGATCCCGCGAAGATCTGGCTGCTCGGCTATGACAAGGCCTTATCCGGACGAGTCGACAGCGTTGCTCGCGGTATCGTGGTGTCTAACGCGACGCCAGGTAACAGCGGCCTTGCGAACGTCAATCCGATCTTCACTTGGGTGAGACTGGCGCAACGTGTTCCCGTGCGGATTCATTTTGACGAGATCCCGAAAGACCTGCGCCTTGTCACAGGCATGACAGGGACGATCGAGATCGAACCGAAAGAGGAGCGCGGCACTCGCCGCACACAGCACCCGCTGTTCGACATTCGGCTATTTATTTCAAAATAG